The genomic interval GATTTTTCCAGAATCAGTAACCTATCCCCCAAGGCTCTTAGGCTATACGACAGACAGGGATTACTAAAGCCCGTAGCGGTAGATCCCTCCACGGGATACCGCTACTACGCCCCTATACAGGTGATAGAGTCGGAGAGGATAAGGATTCTTCGGTCCCTGGATATGCCACTGGAAGAGATAAGGTCGTTCCTTGAGGAAAAGGACCCGACGGTCCTTAGGGAAAAACTTGGAAGCTACAGAAAAGAGCTTGAGATAAAGGTTTCGTCCATGAGGCGAAACATGGATTTTCTGGACAAGCTAACGGAGAAGAGGGAGGAGATTTTCTTGAACTACGCGGTAGTCGTGAAAGAGATCGAGGATCAACCTATCATATCCACCAGGATAGAGACGTCCATATCCAAAATAGGTGAGAACATGGGAAGGGCATTCAACGAGGTGTGTGACCACATGACGAAAATGGGACTCAGCGCCAACGGTGTGGGGATAGCTCTCTATCACTGTCAGGAGTTCGACCCGGAGGATCTGCGCACCGAGATAGCCATCCCGGTACGCAAAAAGGACTAGCGGTCGATCAGGGCACATAACTTAGGCAGTGCCCTCTCGAGGATGTCTATGGACGAGAGGAAATCCCCTATGGATATCCTCTCGTCAGGGCGGTGATCCAAGGAGGAATCCCCCGGACCATAGGCAACCATGGGAATCCTCCAGGGAGCG from Dethiosulfovibrio salsuginis carries:
- a CDS encoding MerR family transcriptional regulator gives rise to the protein MSYKMTIGDFSRISNLSPKALRLYDRQGLLKPVAVDPSTGYRYYAPIQVIESERIRILRSLDMPLEEIRSFLEEKDPTVLREKLGSYRKELEIKVSSMRRNMDFLDKLTEKREEIFLNYAVVVKEIEDQPIISTRIETSISKIGENMGRAFNEVCDHMTKMGLSANGVGIALYHCQEFDPEDLRTEIAIPVRKKD